A window of the Dyadobacter pollutisoli genome harbors these coding sequences:
- a CDS encoding type II toxin-antitoxin system RelE/ParE family toxin, with the protein MDDRKHILSYWIRRNKSKTYAQKLNQQFKEASRLIAAFPKIGKLTDEENVRIKIVRDYFMVYEETETEVHILTIWNTHQDPENLGWEF; encoded by the coding sequence CTGGATGATCGTAAACATATTTTAAGCTATTGGATCAGAAGAAATAAGTCAAAAACCTACGCGCAAAAGCTCAATCAGCAATTCAAAGAGGCGTCGAGATTGATAGCCGCCTTTCCCAAAATAGGTAAACTTACGGATGAGGAAAATGTGCGGATAAAAATCGTCCGTGACTACTTCATGGTTTATGAAGAGACCGAAACCGAGGTTCATATTTTAACTATTTGGAATACTCACCAAGATCCCGAAAATTTGGGGTGGGAATTTTAA
- a CDS encoding DUF3500 domain-containing protein: MKKISILACLITLMIISGAFVFENKEERLATRMADAANTFLKTLSPEQKKETMLSYTDPARFDWNFTPRARKGLTFKGMDANQRKAAMAIVSLVLSQEGYSKTEQIIDLENVLRVVETRPANDTYRDPENYAFLVFGTPGTDPWGWRMEGHHLSLHFSSMNGQVSYTPSFMGSNPGQVLAEVPQKGKRILKAEQDLAFALLNSLDESQAKKALLGSQAPNEMFTSNSRKASLEKMEGIPMGEMTVGQKVLFKDLIMAYLLRYHVTLKAQQWRQLEKGDLNQIHFAWMGDQKPEIGSGHGHYYRIHGPTFLIEFDNTQNGGNHIHSVVRDLTNDFGEDMLKAHYEKGHGK, from the coding sequence ATGAAAAAGATATCGATACTAGCCTGCCTGATCACACTGATGATCATTTCCGGGGCTTTTGTGTTTGAAAATAAAGAAGAAAGACTGGCGACGCGAATGGCCGATGCGGCCAATACTTTCTTGAAAACGCTTTCGCCCGAACAGAAGAAAGAAACCATGCTTTCCTACACCGATCCGGCTCGGTTTGACTGGAACTTTACACCCCGGGCGAGAAAAGGGTTGACATTTAAAGGTATGGACGCCAACCAGCGAAAAGCCGCCATGGCGATAGTCAGCCTGGTTTTGAGTCAGGAAGGGTACAGTAAGACGGAGCAGATCATTGATCTTGAAAATGTGCTGAGAGTTGTGGAAACCCGCCCGGCGAATGATACTTACCGCGATCCGGAAAATTATGCATTCCTCGTTTTTGGAACACCGGGTACCGATCCCTGGGGCTGGCGCATGGAAGGGCATCATTTGTCCCTGCATTTTTCTTCAATGAATGGGCAGGTTAGTTACACACCGAGTTTTATGGGCAGCAACCCAGGTCAGGTCCTTGCCGAGGTACCTCAGAAAGGCAAACGCATATTAAAAGCAGAGCAGGATCTGGCATTTGCGCTGCTGAATAGTCTTGATGAATCTCAGGCAAAAAAGGCGTTGCTAGGCTCACAGGCTCCTAATGAAATGTTTACATCCAATTCCAGGAAGGCTTCACTGGAAAAAATGGAGGGTATTCCAATGGGCGAAATGACGGTTGGACAAAAGGTGCTGTTCAAAGACCTGATCATGGCATATCTGCTCCGGTATCACGTCACTTTGAAAGCCCAGCAGTGGCGCCAGCTTGAAAAAGGGGACCTGAACCAAATACATTTTGCCTGGATGGGGGATCAAAAACCAGAGATAGGATCAGGGCACGGACATTACTACCGCATTCACGGCCCCACTTTCCTCATTGAATTCGACAATACCCAAAACGGTGGCAACCACATCCATTCAGTCGTGAGGGATTTGACCAATGATTTTGGAGAAGATATGTTGAAGGCGCATTATGAAAAGGGGCACGGGAAGTAG
- a CDS encoding pseudouridine synthase, whose protein sequence is MTPTTLRYFIINKPANMVSQFVSSDDVCLLGDLDYDFPEGTHAIGRLDSHSEGLLILTTNKKVTSLLFQGEVPHKRTYWVNVGYHVSQETLEILRTGIAIRVKGGGDYVTSPCEVDIIARPPMLSKLKNEANENVPNTWLSITLTEGKYHQVRKMVRTAGHRCKRLVRASIENLELGDLAPGAVKELEEVEFFRLLKIDNWNSAISSDRLSLVPPVKNIG, encoded by the coding sequence ATGACCCCAACTACATTACGCTACTTTATAATTAACAAGCCCGCGAACATGGTTTCGCAGTTTGTCAGCTCCGACGATGTTTGCTTGCTGGGTGACCTGGATTATGATTTTCCGGAGGGGACGCATGCGATCGGGCGGCTGGACAGCCATTCCGAGGGGTTATTGATCCTTACTACCAACAAAAAAGTGACCAGCCTGCTGTTTCAGGGCGAAGTACCTCACAAACGTACTTATTGGGTCAATGTGGGTTACCACGTCAGTCAGGAAACATTGGAAATTCTGCGCACGGGCATTGCTATCCGGGTCAAAGGAGGAGGAGACTATGTTACATCTCCCTGCGAGGTGGACATCATTGCGCGTCCGCCGATGTTATCAAAACTTAAAAATGAGGCCAACGAAAATGTGCCGAATACCTGGCTGAGCATTACATTAACTGAAGGGAAATATCACCAGGTCAGGAAAATGGTGCGCACTGCCGGCCATCGCTGTAAAAGGCTGGTCAGGGCGAGCATTGAAAACCTGGAACTGGGAGACCTTGCACCGGGAGCCGTAAAGGAACTGGAAGAAGTAGAATTTTTCCGATTATTAAAGATCGATAACTGGAATTCAGCGATATCTTCCGATCGTTTGTCGCTTGTACCGCCTGTCAAAAACATTGGCTAG
- a CDS encoding FIST signal transduction protein, with translation MQIEQFVYTDGATPIRFSFTPQLLFIFGNRELLEKSDITSQLAEKYPDAIFSGCSTAGEIANESVRDHSIIITGILFKNTVVKSSKIALNSVLYSSVDAGRKLVALFPGEGLKHVFVVSDGLRVNGTDLVKGMTEGLATEVTLTGGLAGDGSQFSKTLIVEPDGNIASESVAAIGFYGDSLSIGFGSRGGWDSFGLDRMVTKSTENVLFEIDGQPALDLYKSFLGDKAKDLPSSGLLFPLSMRDSEERAPVVRTILGINEEDKSLTFAGDIPQGSFVRLMKANNDRLITGAEEAAHAASKGLTNSPELAILVSCVGRKLVLKQMVEEEVESVSEVLGGPVMTGFYSYGELAPFNRDSLCELHNQTMTITTFREQ, from the coding sequence ATGCAAATTGAGCAGTTCGTTTACACAGACGGCGCCACCCCGATCCGATTCTCCTTTACCCCACAATTGCTCTTTATTTTTGGAAATCGAGAACTGCTTGAAAAAAGCGACATTACAAGCCAGTTAGCCGAAAAATATCCGGACGCAATTTTCTCCGGATGCTCCACCGCGGGGGAAATTGCAAACGAATCGGTACGGGACCATAGCATTATTATAACGGGGATTCTTTTTAAAAATACAGTCGTCAAGAGTTCAAAAATAGCCTTAAACAGCGTGCTGTACAGCAGCGTCGATGCCGGTAGAAAGCTGGTTGCTCTCTTTCCTGGCGAGGGTTTGAAACATGTATTTGTAGTTTCCGATGGCCTGCGTGTTAATGGGACTGATTTGGTAAAGGGAATGACTGAAGGCCTGGCTACAGAGGTAACACTTACTGGTGGACTGGCAGGAGACGGGTCACAGTTCTCCAAAACCCTGATCGTTGAGCCCGACGGTAATATCGCCAGTGAATCCGTGGCAGCGATTGGCTTTTACGGAGATTCACTCTCGATTGGCTTTGGCTCACGGGGCGGCTGGGATAGTTTCGGGCTTGACAGAATGGTCACAAAATCCACTGAAAACGTGCTTTTTGAGATAGACGGACAACCCGCGCTTGACCTTTATAAGTCTTTTCTTGGCGACAAAGCCAAAGATCTTCCCTCATCGGGACTACTTTTTCCGCTCAGTATGCGGGACAGCGAAGAACGCGCACCGGTAGTGAGAACGATTTTGGGTATCAATGAAGAAGATAAAAGCCTCACATTTGCAGGCGATATTCCGCAGGGATCGTTTGTCAGACTGATGAAAGCCAATAACGACAGGCTGATCACCGGCGCCGAAGAAGCTGCGCATGCTGCCTCAAAAGGGCTTACCAACAGTCCTGAGCTCGCCATTCTTGTAAGTTGTGTGGGTCGTAAGCTGGTACTCAAGCAAATGGTGGAAGAAGAAGTGGAAAGTGTTTCAGAAGTATTGGGGGGCCCTGTGATGACCGGCTTTTACTCATACGGAGAGCTGGCACCTTTCAACAGGGACTCATTGTGTGAGCTTCATAACCAAACTATGACCATTACCACTTTCAGGGAACAGTAG
- the pdxR gene encoding MocR-like pyridoxine biosynthesis transcription factor PdxR, with the protein MSSPVEIPFKNVVLLDRFSGTPVYLQIARQMINAIQRGLLTKGVKLPGTRSLAETLEVHRKTVVAAYDELDAQGWIEMLPNKGTFVTKKSPVSDASPLEFNANDLVSYPKQTGFAFDRSMLLDRPVSVSKVDLEFTDGLPDVRLAPMDKLAKTYSSVLKRNNNRKYLSYSHVEGNAFFREKLAGYLNNTRGLHVSKENIITTRGIQMGIYLASMLLIKKGDNVVVGNLSYYVANMIFQQAGANILSVPVDDQGISVEAIRQLCESTRIRMLYITPHHHYPTTVTLSAERRVELLNLSVRYGFIILEDDHDYDFHYNSSPVLPLASADSAGMVVYVGSFCKALAPGLRSGYIVAPENLITELGKFRRIIDRQGDLMMEQALGELLDEGEIQRHIKKAQKVYHQRRDQLSELLANHLSEFLSFKSPPGGLAIWTEWRRDINLMRVSKACLKHNLHLPQTLLFQTGQLSAMRLGFGNMDTGELSESIHILQKVLETDGS; encoded by the coding sequence ATGAGTAGTCCGGTTGAAATACCATTCAAAAATGTAGTACTGCTGGACCGATTTTCTGGTACCCCGGTATACCTCCAAATAGCACGCCAGATGATCAATGCGATCCAGCGCGGTTTGCTCACCAAAGGCGTAAAGCTGCCAGGTACCAGATCGCTGGCAGAAACACTGGAAGTACACCGGAAGACCGTCGTCGCTGCCTATGATGAATTGGATGCACAGGGTTGGATCGAAATGCTGCCTAACAAAGGTACTTTTGTTACTAAAAAATCCCCTGTTTCGGATGCTAGTCCGCTGGAATTCAATGCAAATGACCTGGTTAGTTATCCGAAACAAACCGGTTTTGCTTTTGACCGGAGTATGCTGCTGGACCGCCCGGTTTCCGTTTCCAAAGTTGATCTTGAATTTACCGACGGCCTGCCCGATGTGAGGCTTGCGCCGATGGACAAGCTGGCAAAAACCTATTCCAGTGTTTTAAAACGAAATAATAACCGTAAGTACCTGAGCTATTCTCATGTTGAAGGCAATGCGTTTTTCAGGGAAAAGCTGGCGGGATACCTCAACAACACCCGCGGTTTGCACGTCAGCAAGGAAAATATCATTACTACCCGCGGCATTCAAATGGGTATTTACCTGGCTTCGATGCTCCTCATCAAAAAGGGCGACAATGTAGTGGTTGGTAACCTAAGCTATTATGTGGCCAACATGATTTTTCAGCAGGCCGGTGCTAATATCCTTTCGGTACCGGTTGACGATCAGGGAATTTCGGTGGAAGCGATCAGGCAACTTTGTGAATCGACGCGGATCAGAATGCTCTACATTACGCCACACCATCATTATCCTACCACGGTCACATTAAGTGCTGAAAGGCGGGTGGAGTTGCTGAATTTGTCGGTCCGGTATGGATTTATCATTCTGGAAGACGACCATGATTATGATTTTCACTACAACAGTAGTCCGGTTTTGCCGCTTGCCAGTGCCGACAGCGCGGGAATGGTGGTATATGTCGGTTCATTTTGCAAAGCTTTGGCGCCGGGGCTTCGGTCTGGCTACATTGTTGCGCCGGAGAACCTGATCACTGAGCTGGGTAAATTCAGGCGCATTATCGACCGCCAGGGGGATTTGATGATGGAACAAGCTTTGGGCGAACTTTTGGATGAGGGAGAAATTCAGCGGCACATTAAAAAAGCACAGAAGGTTTACCACCAGCGTCGTGATCAGCTCAGCGAACTACTGGCCAATCATCTCAGCGAATTTTTGTCTTTCAAATCACCGCCGGGTGGCCTGGCGATTTGGACGGAGTGGCGCAGGGACATCAATCTAATGCGTGTTAGCAAAGCTTGCCTGAAACACAACCTGCATTTACCGCAAACTCTGTTGTTTCAGACCGGGCAGCTCAGCGCAATGCGGCTTGGATTTGGGAATATGGATACCGGTGAGCTGAGCGAGTCGATTCACATTTTACAAAAGGTATTAGAAACGGATGGTTCTTAG
- a CDS encoding TonB-dependent receptor plug domain-containing protein encodes MNRHYIQIALAFLFSASLASAQEISLDPVTVTSSLAEKRASQTGRNIAVIKGEYFQNLPVHSIDDLLRYVPGVEIQARGPMGSQSDIVLRGGTFQQVLVILDGLRLNDPNTGHFNSYIPISPSEIERIEVLKGASSAIYGSDAVGGVIHVISKTFAAKLQNGDGETSGSFSKKSNLNAAVTGGENGLFSANVGGFIQRNKLSVSGGLLSNNASGVQQRGIKGYFHNNTASLSLNYALSPNWTLGVRSAYDHRDFAAQNFYTVIKSDTASETVKTSWNQLRLGYKKNKTTVTFDAGYKFVRDQYLFNPHSIANSSKSQLWQGLLVWQQALTQNSNLISGLNYQNRNIASNDRGDHSLNQFAPFVSLVQSFGQYFTVTPSIRVDWRESIGTEAVPQINISFKKDSWQLRGSAGKSIRDADFTERFNNYNKKLVTGGNVGNPNLKAESSFSYEAGADWFAGNSGTSQLKISATFFQRLQNDLIDYVTTPYANMPRKDNLSPTGNFGLALNIAEVNTTGFEIDLQSVNTISEKQKLLLNAGLTWLDSKNSSAVQSFYVSSHAKFLANFSAVYQVSGFSLSLNGLYKKRAAREATAIEASITKNYFLLNAKAEYAFINRTLAVFVQADNAFDVQYSDLLGSKMPGRWLMGGLRYNLTR; translated from the coding sequence ATGAATAGACATTACATTCAAATTGCCCTCGCTTTCCTCTTTTCAGCATCGCTTGCCTCAGCCCAGGAAATTTCACTGGACCCGGTGACGGTAACCTCCTCACTCGCTGAAAAAAGGGCATCACAAACCGGACGTAACATTGCTGTTATCAAAGGCGAATATTTTCAAAATCTGCCCGTACACAGTATTGACGACCTTTTACGATACGTACCAGGCGTAGAAATCCAGGCGCGTGGCCCTATGGGTTCGCAAAGTGACATTGTTCTTCGCGGAGGCACGTTCCAGCAAGTATTGGTGATACTGGACGGTTTACGTCTCAACGATCCCAATACCGGGCATTTTAATAGTTACATACCCATTTCTCCATCAGAAATCGAGCGGATCGAGGTTTTGAAAGGAGCTTCTTCTGCCATTTACGGTTCCGATGCCGTGGGTGGCGTAATCCACGTGATTTCCAAAACATTCGCAGCTAAATTGCAGAACGGCGATGGCGAAACAAGTGGGTCATTCAGTAAAAAGTCGAACCTGAATGCAGCGGTTACCGGTGGCGAAAACGGACTATTTTCTGCTAATGTCGGTGGTTTCATTCAGCGTAATAAACTGTCGGTATCAGGAGGATTGTTGTCCAATAATGCTTCTGGTGTGCAGCAGAGAGGTATCAAGGGGTATTTTCACAACAATACCGCCTCACTTTCCCTGAATTACGCATTGTCCCCAAACTGGACATTGGGTGTAAGAAGCGCCTACGACCACCGCGATTTTGCAGCGCAGAATTTTTATACCGTTATCAAGTCTGACACGGCCAGCGAAACTGTAAAAACGTCCTGGAACCAGCTGAGGCTTGGATACAAAAAGAACAAAACCACTGTTACGTTCGACGCTGGGTACAAATTCGTGCGCGATCAATATCTTTTCAACCCGCATTCCATTGCAAACAGCAGCAAATCGCAGCTTTGGCAAGGTTTGCTGGTTTGGCAGCAAGCATTGACCCAAAATAGCAACCTGATCTCCGGATTGAATTATCAGAACAGAAATATAGCGTCCAATGACCGCGGCGACCATTCATTGAACCAGTTTGCACCTTTCGTTTCATTGGTTCAAAGCTTTGGCCAGTACTTTACTGTAACCCCATCCATTCGGGTTGACTGGCGTGAGAGTATCGGCACCGAAGCGGTTCCGCAGATCAATATTTCTTTCAAAAAAGACAGTTGGCAACTTCGCGGAAGCGCGGGTAAATCGATCAGGGATGCGGATTTCACCGAGCGTTTTAATAACTACAATAAAAAACTGGTTACCGGTGGCAATGTCGGCAACCCAAACCTGAAAGCCGAAAGCTCATTCAGCTACGAAGCGGGAGCGGACTGGTTTGCAGGAAATAGCGGTACTTCTCAGCTCAAAATTTCCGCTACATTTTTCCAGCGTCTTCAAAACGACCTGATCGACTATGTCACTACGCCTTACGCCAACATGCCTAGAAAAGATAATCTTTCCCCAACCGGCAACTTCGGACTGGCGCTCAACATTGCCGAGGTTAACACGACAGGGTTTGAAATTGATTTACAATCCGTGAATACGATCAGCGAAAAACAGAAACTGCTCCTGAATGCAGGTCTGACGTGGCTTGATAGCAAAAACAGCAGTGCGGTACAATCATTCTACGTTTCGTCACATGCCAAGTTCCTCGCCAATTTCTCGGCGGTGTACCAGGTTTCAGGATTTTCATTGAGTCTGAATGGTTTGTACAAAAAACGTGCAGCCCGGGAAGCAACAGCGATTGAGGCATCGATTACCAAGAATTATTTTCTGCTCAATGCAAAAGCTGAGTATGCGTTTATCAATCGTACACTGGCGGTTTTCGTCCAGGCCGACAATGCTTTTGATGTCCAATATAGCGACTTACTCGGCTCCAAAATGCCTGGAAGATGGCTCATGGGAGGTTTGAGATATAATTTAACCAGGTAG
- a CDS encoding alpha/beta fold hydrolase: MNVYFLSGLGADKRVFSQLTLDDQFIIHHIEWIKPLKKELLSHYAGRLVAQIDTTQAFQLVGLSFGGIIASELSNIVHPEQIVIISSTPTGVPISKFYRGLVKFLLLSPFAAPLLKSTNSLTYKFFGADTPELKTLLKDILHDTDSKFLKWALIRMSSWERKTRAENLYHIHGSADRLISIKLVKPDVVIEGGGHLMVYAQAKQISAILNKKLKSEEY; encoded by the coding sequence ATGAATGTATACTTTTTAAGCGGTCTCGGCGCAGATAAACGGGTTTTCAGCCAGCTAACACTCGACGACCAATTTATCATTCATCATATCGAATGGATTAAGCCGCTCAAAAAAGAACTGTTGTCACATTACGCCGGACGGCTTGTCGCACAAATCGATACCACGCAGGCTTTCCAGCTCGTGGGGCTCTCATTCGGGGGAATTATCGCTTCCGAACTTTCCAACATTGTCCATCCCGAACAGATCGTCATCATTTCAAGTACGCCGACCGGGGTTCCTATTTCGAAATTTTACAGAGGTTTGGTTAAATTTTTGCTACTTTCTCCTTTCGCAGCACCGCTTTTGAAATCAACGAATTCTTTGACCTACAAATTTTTCGGCGCGGATACGCCGGAGCTAAAAACACTGCTGAAAGACATTTTACACGATACCGACAGTAAATTTTTGAAGTGGGCGCTCATACGCATGAGTAGTTGGGAGCGGAAAACCAGGGCCGAAAATCTGTATCACATTCACGGGTCAGCCGACCGGTTGATTTCCATTAAACTGGTGAAGCCCGATGTAGTCATTGAAGGCGGAGGGCATTTGATGGTGTATGCCCAGGCCAAACAGATATCTGCTATTTTGAACAAAAAACTGAAAAGTGAGGAATACTAG
- a CDS encoding deoxyguanosinetriphosphate triphosphohydrolase, with protein sequence MKWEKLLSAKRWGSEDKYNPDPAEARSEFQRDYDRLIFSSPFRRLQNKTQVFPLPGSVFVHNRLTHSLEVASVGKSLGRIFYNKLKNDDPDIDNKLPLISEIGNIVSAACLAHDLGNPAFGHSGEAAISHYFTDDAGLKYKNTVTDAQWTDLIHFEGNANAFRILTHPYAGKGYGSFALTYSTLASIAKYPCESLAGHNKSQIHTKKYGFFQSEQSGFQKIADDLELEMVTGSPLVFKRHPLVYLVEAADDICYNIIDLEDAHRLKILSYHEVETLLLRLCNDPKMPARLADIDDDDAKISLLRAKSINNLIGTCSDLFYSEQKAVLDGDFNLSLIDGIAEPYRTVMKDIAKISVSKIYNYSSVVQIEVAGYKVMGGLLEEFIPAYLNNNSHYTRKLVDLIPKQFITSKTDEYSKIQTVLDFVSGMTDLYAVELFRKIKGISFPSIA encoded by the coding sequence ATGAAGTGGGAAAAATTACTTTCTGCAAAGCGCTGGGGAAGTGAAGACAAGTACAATCCTGATCCGGCCGAGGCCAGGTCTGAATTTCAGCGTGATTACGACCGGCTGATATTTTCCTCTCCGTTTCGCCGGTTGCAGAATAAAACACAGGTTTTCCCGCTACCAGGCAGCGTTTTTGTCCATAACCGCCTTACACACAGCCTCGAAGTAGCCAGCGTAGGGAAATCGCTGGGACGGATTTTTTATAATAAGCTTAAAAATGATGACCCGGATATCGACAACAAATTGCCGCTTATCAGTGAGATCGGGAACATTGTTTCGGCTGCCTGCCTCGCGCATGACCTGGGTAACCCGGCGTTCGGGCATTCGGGGGAGGCTGCTATCTCACATTACTTCACCGACGATGCGGGGCTTAAATACAAGAACACAGTCACCGACGCGCAATGGACCGACCTGATCCATTTTGAGGGAAACGCCAATGCATTTCGCATTCTCACGCATCCCTATGCAGGAAAAGGTTACGGCAGTTTCGCGCTCACGTACTCGACACTGGCTTCCATTGCCAAGTACCCCTGCGAGTCGCTGGCAGGACATAACAAGTCACAAATCCATACCAAGAAATACGGCTTCTTCCAGTCGGAGCAATCGGGGTTTCAGAAAATAGCGGATGACCTTGAACTGGAAATGGTCACCGGCTCGCCATTGGTTTTCAAGCGACACCCACTAGTTTACCTGGTAGAGGCCGCGGACGACATTTGCTACAACATTATCGATCTTGAAGACGCCCACCGTCTCAAAATCCTGTCATACCACGAAGTGGAAACCCTATTATTGAGGCTGTGTAATGACCCTAAAATGCCAGCCCGACTGGCTGATATTGACGATGATGACGCCAAGATCAGTCTGCTCAGGGCAAAGTCCATCAATAACCTGATCGGCACTTGTTCAGATTTATTTTATAGTGAACAAAAAGCAGTACTGGACGGGGATTTCAACCTCAGTCTGATCGACGGCATTGCCGAACCTTACCGGACGGTGATGAAGGATATTGCCAAAATCTCAGTCAGTAAAATTTATAATTATTCCTCGGTCGTACAGATAGAAGTGGCGGGTTACAAAGTAATGGGCGGTCTGCTGGAAGAATTTATCCCGGCCTATCTCAACAACAATTCACATTACACTAGAAAGCTGGTTGACCTGATTCCCAAGCAGTTCATCACATCCAAAACAGACGAATATTCAAAGATCCAGACGGTGTTGGATTTTGTGTCGGGGATGACCGATTTATACGCCGTGGAATTGTTCAGAAAAATCAAAGGAATTTCTTTCCCTTCCATAGCGTAA
- a CDS encoding NAD(P)H-quinone oxidoreductase has translation MKAVVITQPGAPDVLQIRETDIPKPGANEVLIKVYAAGINRPDVFQRKGNYPPPPGAPKDIPGLEVAGTIEQTGDFVTDWKVGDQVCALLTGGGYAEYALAHAGHCLPLPHGFDFAEAASLPETVFTVWHNVFQRGALQKGENFLVHGGSSGIGITAIQLAKAFGAQVFTTAGSDEKCQACDELGADLSINYKKEDFEEILKTRGMDVILDMVGGSYIPKNMRLLHADGRLVFINTMNGNKVDSIDFGLVMKNRLTITGSTLRNRDPEFKSKLAAEIKQHVWPILENGKFKSVISRQFQLSEAAQAHTLMESSGHIGKIVLVNNW, from the coding sequence ATGAAAGCCGTAGTTATCACCCAGCCCGGCGCTCCTGACGTTTTGCAGATCAGGGAAACGGACATTCCGAAACCCGGTGCAAATGAGGTATTGATCAAAGTGTATGCAGCGGGTATCAACCGCCCTGATGTTTTTCAGCGGAAAGGGAACTATCCGCCACCGCCCGGAGCGCCGAAAGACATTCCAGGCCTCGAAGTAGCCGGAACTATTGAGCAAACTGGTGATTTTGTAACGGATTGGAAAGTCGGTGACCAGGTTTGTGCATTGCTTACAGGAGGCGGCTACGCGGAATATGCGCTGGCTCACGCGGGACATTGTCTTCCATTACCTCACGGTTTTGACTTTGCAGAAGCGGCTTCTTTGCCAGAGACCGTGTTTACGGTTTGGCATAATGTGTTTCAGAGAGGCGCATTGCAGAAAGGTGAAAATTTTCTGGTACATGGCGGAAGCAGCGGCATTGGTATTACAGCCATTCAACTTGCGAAAGCATTTGGTGCACAGGTTTTTACGACTGCGGGCTCTGACGAGAAATGTCAAGCATGTGACGAGCTGGGAGCTGATCTCAGTATTAATTATAAAAAAGAAGACTTCGAAGAAATACTGAAAACCAGAGGAATGGACGTGATCCTCGACATGGTGGGCGGTAGCTACATTCCCAAAAATATGCGGCTGCTCCATGCTGACGGGCGACTTGTCTTTATTAATACTATGAATGGGAACAAAGTGGATAGTATTGATTTTGGGCTGGTCATGAAAAACCGGCTCACGATTACCGGCAGCACCCTGCGGAATCGCGACCCCGAATTTAAGTCAAAACTGGCGGCAGAAATAAAGCAGCATGTCTGGCCGATTTTGGAAAATGGTAAGTTCAAATCAGTTATATCGCGTCAGTTCCAGCTTTCCGAAGCAGCCCAGGCGCACACATTGATGGAAAGTAGCGGGCATATCGGAAAAATTGTCCTGGTCAATAACTGGTAG
- a CDS encoding YccF domain-containing protein produces MNLIGNIIWLVFGGFIVFLEYMISGLILCATIIGIPFGLQCFKIGILALFPFGQQVREVPASTGCLSTLFNIAWIFLGGIWIALTHLFFGIILAITIIGLPFAKQHFKLMSLSFTPFGKEVY; encoded by the coding sequence ATGAATCTGATCGGAAATATAATTTGGCTGGTTTTTGGTGGCTTTATCGTTTTCCTCGAATATATGATCTCCGGCCTGATTCTCTGCGCTACCATCATTGGTATCCCTTTTGGTCTTCAATGCTTCAAAATTGGTATTCTGGCCCTGTTCCCTTTCGGGCAGCAGGTGCGGGAAGTGCCTGCAAGCACAGGCTGCCTGTCTACATTGTTTAATATTGCATGGATATTTCTCGGCGGAATCTGGATTGCGCTGACGCACCTGTTTTTTGGAATAATTCTTGCCATTACCATCATTGGCCTTCCATTTGCGAAACAGCATTTCAAATTGATGAGCCTGTCTTTCACTCCTTTTGGTAAAGAGGTTTATTAA